The Microcystis aeruginosa NIES-843 sequence TTGTTTTTTGAGAATCTATCTATTGAATTTTCTATATGGTCTGGTGAGGGAGAAAAAGGTGAAATCGGCTTCTGGGGCGACAATTAATAAACTTTTGTAAAGAAAAATTACCGGTCTGACCCTGACTAAGACCGTCCATAGCAGAAAATGTCTCTCCTATCAAGGATTGAGAGAATTTTAATTATTGTTAAGCACAACGAACAGAGGAGAGAACAAAGACTTATCATCTACTATTGATGCTTTCGACTGGAATCTCACCCAAGAGGAAAGTCAAGCGACATTAACAAAAGGTGGGTCAGATTTCAACTTGCCTTTTTTAGGTTAAAAAATCTATCCTCAAATAAAACGCTAAGTCTATTGTCGAGAGAGGAGAATCCTCATGGCACTCCCCCCCAAAGAGGCGGTAGCTAAAGTGATTGTAGATAAAGACCCAGTACCTACTTCCTTTGAGAAGTGGGGTCAACCGGGGCATTTTGATCGCACTTTAGCCAAAGGACCCAAAACCACCACCTGGATTTGGAACCTACACGCCAACGTCCACGATTTTGATAGTCAAACCAGCGATCTCGAAGATATTTCTCGGAAAATCTTCAGCGCCCACTTCGGACATCTCGCCGTTGTCTTCGTTTGGCTTAGTGGAATGTACTTCCACGGCGCGAAATTTTCTAACTATGAAGCTTGGTTAACCAACCCGCTCGCCATCAAACCCAGCGCCCAAGTGGTCTGGCCGATCGTCGGTCAAGGCATCCTCAACGGCGATGTGGGCGGTGGTTTCCACGGTATTCAGATCACCTCTGGTCTGTTCTACCTCTGGCGCGCCTCCGGGTTCACCAACAGCTATCAGCTATACTGCACCGCTATCGGTGGTTTAGTTATGGCGGGCCTGATGCTGTTTGCCGGTTGGTTCCATTACCACAAAAGCGCACCGAAACTGGAATGGTTCCAAAACGTGGAATCGATGATGAACCACCACTTGGCGGGTTTACTCGGCTTAGGTTCCCTAGGTTGGGCCGGTCATCAGATTCACGTTTCTTTACCGGTGAACAAACTCCTCGATGCGGGAGTAGCTCCCCAAGACATCCCCTTGCCCCACGAGTTCATCCTTGAACCGAGCAAGATGGCGGATTTATATCCCAGTTTCGCCCAGGGTTTGACCCCCTTCTTTACCCTTAACTGGGGTGCTTACTCGGATTTCCTCACCTTCAAAGGTGGCTTGAACCCCGTGACTGGTGGTCTCTGGCTTTCCGATACCGCTCACCATCACTTGGCGATCGCTGTATTATTCATCATTGCTGGTCATATGTACCGTACCAACTGGGGTATCGGTCACAGCATGAAGGAAATCCTCGAAAACCACAAAGGTCCCTTCACCGGTCAAGGTCACAAAGGACTGTACGAAATCCTGACCACCTCTTGGCACGCCCAGTTAGCGATTAACCTGGCTCTCTTAGGTTCGCTAACCATCATCGTGGCCCACCATATGTACGCCATGCCGCCCTATCCCTATCAGGCGACTGACTACGCCACCCAACTATCCTTGTTTACTCACCACACTTGGATCGGTGGCTTCTTAATCGTCGGTGCGGGAGCGCACGGAGCGATCTTCATGGTACGGGACTACGATCCGGCCAAAAACGTGGATAACCTGCTCGATCGGGTGATCCGTCATCGCGACGCAATTATCTCCCACCTGAACTGGGTATGTATTTTCCTCGGCTTCCATAGCTTCGGTTTATACATTCACAACGACACCATGCGGGCTTTTGGTCGTCCCCAAGATATGTTCTCGGATACGGGAATTCAACTACAACCCATCTTTGCCCAATGGGTACAAAGTCTCCACACCCTAGCCCCCGGCAACACCGCTCCTAACGCTCTCACTACCGCTAGTTATGCTTTCGGTGGCGACGTGGTAGCAGTGGGTGGCAAAGTGGCCATGATGCCGATCACTCTCGGTACTGCCGATTTCCTCGTGCATCACATCCACGCCTTCACCATCCATGTCACCGTGTTGATTCTCCTCAAAGGGGTTCTCTACGCTCGCGGTTCCCGTCTGATTCCCGATAAAGCGAATCTCGGTTTCCGTTTCCCCTGCGATGGTCCCGGTCGCGGCGGTACCTGCCAAGTTTCCGGTTGGGATCACGTCTTCCTCGGCCTGTTCTGGATGTACAACTCCCTCTCGGTCGTAATCTTCCACTTTAGCTGGAAAATGCAGTCCGATGTCTGGGGAACCGTCGCCCCCGATGGCACTGTCACCCACGTTACCCTCGGTAACTTCGCCCAAAGTGCCATCACCATCAACGGTTGGTTACGGGATTTCCTCTGGGCGCAAGCGGCGCAAGTCATTAATTCCTATGGCTCCGCCCTGTCTGCCTACGGAATCATGTTCCTAGCCGGTCACTTCGTCTTCGCGTTTAGCTTGATGTTCCTGTTCAGTGGTCGCGGCTACTGGCAAGAATTAATCGAGTCGATCGTCTGGGCGCACAACAAGTTAAGAGTTGCCCCCGCTATCCAACCTCGCGCCCTGAGCATCATTCAAGGTCGTGCCGTTGGTGTGGCTCACTACCTCTTAGGCGGTATTGTCACCACTTGGGCATTCTTCTTGGCCAGAAGTCTCTCGATTGGCTAAACTTGCCTATAAGGGCTTGCCAGTCCCCCGGGGATTGGCAAGACTAGGCTGAACCAGCGTCGATTGACCGATACCTCTGTAAGCGTTTCCTATTACAGTGGGTGAATTTAAAAAAGGAAATAACCAGCACTCGTGTAAGAGCCTCAGTTATTTAGAGAGGAGAATTTCCTAAACAGCTATGGCAACTAAATTCCCTAAATTTAGCCAAGATCTAGCCCAAGATCCGACCACCCGTCGGATTTGGTACGGGATCGCCACAGCCCACGATTTTGAAAGTCATGATGGCATGACGGAAGAGAATCTCTACCAAAAGATTTTCGCGTCGCACTTCGGCCACATTGCAATCATTTTCCTGTGGACTTCCGGTACTATATTCCACGTCGCTTGGCAAGGTAACTTCGAGCAGTGGATCAAAGATCCCTTAAACATCCGTCCCATCGCCCACGCGATTTGGGATCCCCAGTTCGGTAAAGGCGCTGTGGATGCCTTCACCCAAGCTGGCGCTTCTAATCCGGTTAACATCGCCTATTCCGGGGTTTACCACTGGTTCTACACCATCGGTATGACCTCCAACCAAGACCTATACCAAGGTGCGGTGTTCCTGCTGATTCTCTCGGCGATTTTCCTCTTTGCTGGCTGGTTACACTTACAACCTAAGTTCCGTCCTAGCCTCGCTTGGTTCAAAAACGCTGAATCTCGCCTGAACCACCACCTCGCCGCTCTGTTCGGTGTTAGCTCTCTGGCTTGGACCGGACACCTCGTTCACGTTGCTATCCCCGAATCCCGCGGTCAGCACGTTGGTTGGGACAACTTCCTCTCCACTCCCCCCCACCCGGCGGGTTTACTACCCTTCTTCACCGGTGACTGGGGTGTGTATGCGGAAAACCCCGATACTGCTAACCACATTTTCGGTACTGCCCAAGGCGCGGGAACTGCGATTCTCACCTTCTTAGGTGGTTTCCATCCCCAAACCGAGTCCCTCTGGTTAACCGATATGGCTCACCACCACTTGGCGATCGCTGTGATCTTCATTGTGGCTGGTCATATGTACCGCACCAACTGGGGCATCGGTCACAGCATCAAGGACATCCTCAATGCACACAGACCCCCCAGTGGTAAGTTAGGAGCCGGTCACAAAAATCTTTATGACACGGTTAACAACTCTCTCCACTTCCAACTCGGTTTGGCCCTGGCTTCTTTAGGCGTGATCACCTCTCTGGTGGCGCAGCATATGTACGCGCTACCCCCTTATGCCTTTATCGCTAAGGACTACACCACCCAAGCGGCTCTCTATACCCACCACCAATACATCGCTGGTTTCCTAGCGGTGGGTGCTTTCGCCCACGGTGCTATCTTCTTCGTGCGTGACTATGATCCCGAAGCGAACAAAGATAACGTCCTGGCGCGGATGCTGGAGCATAAAGAAGCGATCATCTCTCACCTAAGCTGGGTTTCCCTTTTCTTAGGTTTCCATACCCTCGGCCTCTACGTTCATAACGATGTGGTCGTCGCTTTCGGTACTCCCGAAAAACAAATCCTGATCGAACCTGTGTTCGCTCAATTCGTGCAAGCAGCTTCGGGTAAAACCCTGTACGGCATGAACGTACTGTTGTCTAACCCCGATAGTATCGCTTACACCGCCTATCCTAACTACGGTGATGTTTGGTTGCCCGGTTGGCTAGACGCAATCAATAGCGGCACTAACTCCTTATTCTTAACCATCGGTCCTGGCGACTTCCTCGTTCACCATGCGATCGCTCTTGGTTTACACACCACCGTTCTAATCTTGGTTAAAGGTGCTTTAGACGCTCGTGGTTCCAAATTAATGCCCGATAAAAAAGACTTCGGGTATTCCTTCCCTTGCGACGGTCCCGGCCGTGGCGGTACTTGCGACATCTCTGCTTGGGATTCCTTCTACCTAGCCATGTTCTGGATGTTGAACACCCTGGGTTGGTTAACCTTCTACTGGCACTGGAAACACCTCGGTGTCTGGTCGGGTAACGTGGCTCAGTTTAACGAAAACTCCACCTACCTGATGGGCTGGTTCCGCGATTACCTCTGGGCTAACTCGGCTCAGTTAATCAACGGTTACAACCCCTACGGTGTTAATAACCTTTCTGTCTGGGCCTGGATGTTCCTCTTTGGACACCTCGTTTGGGCAACCGGTTTCATGTTCCTGATCTCTTGGCGTGGTTACTGGCAAGAGTTGATCGAAACTATCGTTTGGGCCCACGAACGCACTCCTCTGGCGAACCTCGTTCGTTGGAAAGACAAACCCGTGGCTCTCTCGATCGTTCAGGCTCGTTTGGTTGGTTTAGCTCACTTCACCGTTGGCTATATCTTCACCTACGCCGCCTTCTTGATCGCTTCCACTGCTGGCAAGTTCGGCTAAACCTTGAATTAGGTGACTAAAAAACCCCCCGCCCATTGGTGGGGGGTTTTGTTTATGATCGATAATAAAAGCGCGGCTCAATCTCAAAAATCTATGCAGGTGGAAGAATTAAAACAACTTTATGATCAGGACTTTGTTTTGTGGATTGAGCGAACCACCGAACAAATTCGACGCGGGGAGATTAAAAATTTAGATTGGGAACATCTTTTAACGGAGATAGAAGATTTGGGGAGAGAACAAAGAAACCAAGTGGAAAGCTATCTAATTCAAACCGTTAAACATTTATTAATGTATCAGTATTGGCTGACTGAAAAAGGTAATTGTGGCCGGGGATGGGCCGATGAAATCGATAATTTCCGTCTAGAACTAGAAATTTTATTCCAGTCAAAAACCCTCTACAATTATGGGGCTTCTAGGCTAGATATTATTTATGATAAAGCCAAGCGATCGGTGATCAAAAAAACTGGTTTATCTGTTGATAGGTTTCCGCAAGTTTGTCCTTATACCTTTGCAGAAATTATAGATTTTGATTTTTTACCAGTTTAGAATAGGAGAATTAAAGGAGACCTCCTGTAAAAGTAAGTTATCGAGGAGCTATCGGTTTAAAATATCTAAAACTTCAGATAAATTTGACGTAATCTTGGGTTTTATCGAGAGTGTATTTGTTTCTTGTTTTTTTCTCCTCCTGTCGTTCGTCTCCTTACATAAGGGAAGATTTTTGATTTTTGCAGGAGATCTAGGCAAGAAAAAAAATTATCGTTATAATGAAGTTGTGGGGAGCATCTCACCTTTGTAACCCCTAAATCAGGTTTTTATGTCAAGCTATTTTGAAAGCCTTGCTAGAAAACAGTTTTGGGGATAAGTATAGTTACTTACTTGCATAAATGAGATGCTCCCAATAGCCAAGTTGTGAGTTGTGGCTTATGGTTCTTCGGTTTGTGCTATGCAATGTCTTTCTCTATAAGGGATGAAACCCTTATAGAGAAAGACATTGATGCGATTTTTGTCAATTGTTTTCGATCTAGAACGAACTAATCAATAGAACTCTTGCCAGATAAGGATTTAGTCGATTTATGCCACCCTATTGAACCATACCAAGTAACGAAGAACCTGGCTTATTCTGTCAGCGGTAGAGTATTATGAGTCAAAAATCTTACGAAGTTTTCCAAGCAGTGGAAAATAAAGCTAACCTTCTAGCGGGTTATTGGGGTGACTTCAAAACGGAGATTATTCGGCATTTGCCTGAATCCTATCATGGTGAAATCCACGAACTTTCTAGTAACCTAGAGAAAGCTTTAGAAGTGTTAATCAATGAATTGCGCCATCCTACCCTGATTTTAGCGACGACTGGCACGACGAGCAGTGGGAAGAGTACCTTAGTGAATTTCCTCTGTGGTGCTGATATTGTGCCAACCGCCGTCAGTGAGATGAGTGCAGGAGCAGTTACGATTGAGTATAGCGAAGAAAAGACTTTAATTATTGAAGAAACACCTGGAGCTTTGTGGAAATGTGGTGAATGGAAAAATATTAGCGATGAGGAAATTTGTAAACGCTTAGAGGAAGCAATGCTTCGTTATATTGATAATAAAATTGATAATAAAAAAGATAAAGCTAACTTAGCTTATCCTAAATTTACTATTTATTATCCTTTCAGACTTTTTAAGGAATATGAGCAAGATTTACCTAAAGGTGTCAAAGTTAAATTACTAGATTTACCCGGATTATCTTATGTGGGTGATGAAAGCAATATGGAAGTTATTAAACAGTGTCGCGGTGCCTTATGTCTTGTAACTTATAATAGCCAAGAAACTGACCCTCAGAGGGTTAAAAGTTTATTATCACAGGTTGTAGAAGAAGTCAAGGAGTTAGGTGGTTCTCCCGAACGAATGTTATTTATTCTCAACAAAATTGATGTTTTTAGAGAGGATAAAAATTGGGTAAAGAGTGAAAAGCGTTTTATAGAAAAAACAACCCGAAGTATTAAAAAAGAACTCACAGAACAATTAAGAGAATATACCAAAGCGATTGAAAATCTCAAAATTATCAAATTAAGTACGCGACCTGCTTTTTTATCTTTAGAGTTACAAAGTTCAGATGAAAATAGAAGAATTGAAGCTAGTAAACAAGCTAGGAAACAATGTACTTCTTTAATTGAAGATATACTTGATGAATTACCTGGATCGCCTAGCAAATGGTTGAACCATGATCGAACAAGAATTGCTAATACGTTATGGCAAGAATCCTATGCTGAAGAATTTCAACAATATCTAAACCTGCATATTAGCCAAAATTTCCCTAAATTAGTTATTCCCCAAGCTATAGAAAGATTTAATGTAGCGGCGGGAAATAGTATTGCACAATGGGCAGTACAAACGAC is a genomic window containing:
- the psaA gene encoding photosystem I core protein PsaA, encoding MALPPKEAVAKVIVDKDPVPTSFEKWGQPGHFDRTLAKGPKTTTWIWNLHANVHDFDSQTSDLEDISRKIFSAHFGHLAVVFVWLSGMYFHGAKFSNYEAWLTNPLAIKPSAQVVWPIVGQGILNGDVGGGFHGIQITSGLFYLWRASGFTNSYQLYCTAIGGLVMAGLMLFAGWFHYHKSAPKLEWFQNVESMMNHHLAGLLGLGSLGWAGHQIHVSLPVNKLLDAGVAPQDIPLPHEFILEPSKMADLYPSFAQGLTPFFTLNWGAYSDFLTFKGGLNPVTGGLWLSDTAHHHLAIAVLFIIAGHMYRTNWGIGHSMKEILENHKGPFTGQGHKGLYEILTTSWHAQLAINLALLGSLTIIVAHHMYAMPPYPYQATDYATQLSLFTHHTWIGGFLIVGAGAHGAIFMVRDYDPAKNVDNLLDRVIRHRDAIISHLNWVCIFLGFHSFGLYIHNDTMRAFGRPQDMFSDTGIQLQPIFAQWVQSLHTLAPGNTAPNALTTASYAFGGDVVAVGGKVAMMPITLGTADFLVHHIHAFTIHVTVLILLKGVLYARGSRLIPDKANLGFRFPCDGPGRGGTCQVSGWDHVFLGLFWMYNSLSVVIFHFSWKMQSDVWGTVAPDGTVTHVTLGNFAQSAITINGWLRDFLWAQAAQVINSYGSALSAYGIMFLAGHFVFAFSLMFLFSGRGYWQELIESIVWAHNKLRVAPAIQPRALSIIQGRAVGVAHYLLGGIVTTWAFFLARSLSIG
- the psaB gene encoding photosystem I core protein PsaB, whose product is MATKFPKFSQDLAQDPTTRRIWYGIATAHDFESHDGMTEENLYQKIFASHFGHIAIIFLWTSGTIFHVAWQGNFEQWIKDPLNIRPIAHAIWDPQFGKGAVDAFTQAGASNPVNIAYSGVYHWFYTIGMTSNQDLYQGAVFLLILSAIFLFAGWLHLQPKFRPSLAWFKNAESRLNHHLAALFGVSSLAWTGHLVHVAIPESRGQHVGWDNFLSTPPHPAGLLPFFTGDWGVYAENPDTANHIFGTAQGAGTAILTFLGGFHPQTESLWLTDMAHHHLAIAVIFIVAGHMYRTNWGIGHSIKDILNAHRPPSGKLGAGHKNLYDTVNNSLHFQLGLALASLGVITSLVAQHMYALPPYAFIAKDYTTQAALYTHHQYIAGFLAVGAFAHGAIFFVRDYDPEANKDNVLARMLEHKEAIISHLSWVSLFLGFHTLGLYVHNDVVVAFGTPEKQILIEPVFAQFVQAASGKTLYGMNVLLSNPDSIAYTAYPNYGDVWLPGWLDAINSGTNSLFLTIGPGDFLVHHAIALGLHTTVLILVKGALDARGSKLMPDKKDFGYSFPCDGPGRGGTCDISAWDSFYLAMFWMLNTLGWLTFYWHWKHLGVWSGNVAQFNENSTYLMGWFRDYLWANSAQLINGYNPYGVNNLSVWAWMFLFGHLVWATGFMFLISWRGYWQELIETIVWAHERTPLANLVRWKDKPVALSIVQARLVGLAHFTVGYIFTYAAFLIASTAGKFG
- a CDS encoding DUF29 domain-containing protein, with translation MIDNKSAAQSQKSMQVEELKQLYDQDFVLWIERTTEQIRRGEIKNLDWEHLLTEIEDLGREQRNQVESYLIQTVKHLLMYQYWLTEKGNCGRGWADEIDNFRLELEILFQSKTLYNYGASRLDIIYDKAKRSVIKKTGLSVDRFPQVCPYTFAEIIDFDFLPV
- a CDS encoding dynamin family protein; translated protein: MSQKSYEVFQAVENKANLLAGYWGDFKTEIIRHLPESYHGEIHELSSNLEKALEVLINELRHPTLILATTGTTSSGKSTLVNFLCGADIVPTAVSEMSAGAVTIEYSEEKTLIIEETPGALWKCGEWKNISDEEICKRLEEAMLRYIDNKIDNKKDKANLAYPKFTIYYPFRLFKEYEQDLPKGVKVKLLDLPGLSYVGDESNMEVIKQCRGALCLVTYNSQETDPQRVKSLLSQVVEEVKELGGSPERMLFILNKIDVFREDKNWVKSEKRFIEKTTRSIKKELTEQLREYTKAIENLKIIKLSTRPAFLSLELQSSDENRRIEASKQARKQCTSLIEDILDELPGSPSKWLNHDRTRIANTLWQESYAEEFQQYLNLHISQNFPKLVIPQAIERFNVAAGNSIAQWAVQTTTAILNSSEKNYQKEIEKISWIKSSLNQFLQVSDANLRKPFEKINQNCEEYINQQTEDDPLSILTEAITDLQFTEPYNEIEEKLVPLYDWRNALGRGVDQILEAVAESLENGRVTLDHPNFKKANIVNVNLLEGNLRRLIKLGYSHYFAKNGQNVVAKTQEEKEKLKQTNDALNELSIHLSLIIAQVLDKISTQEIQRMYEAVNELFICHLAYLEKGSNERAPDIVIRFPESELNKVTDNLKFDFVKFDSDFEIKKEKYIEEYRTWKHWLWIIPKKEKRFSDNAKIPSIGEILADWKKQLKEVEPEMLKQVIEWLLAQIDDLKKSVDKTQNDIFDQYRDRLEKARQEITFDYEKQQNVWQPMQQRAKRLEEEFSRLGNFEKEADSSGS